Proteins from a genomic interval of Desulfofustis limnaeus:
- a CDS encoding FtsK/SpoIIIE family DNA translocase yields the protein MATVQGKNNPGFRQEFVGVFGLFVTTFLFLSLFSAQISATGNWCGEVGHVIAQVLLGFTGWGAYLLTALLAGASLMFFSPTMTFQRLPQVTLGVSGAVIACCGLLSSLALYDETLLAAGGFLGRTVYHLAISVLGGIGTILLLLLLLLISLMLAVRFSPYRVLCLTGQALLAAGRWLLLVPAWTFQRSRALAGTDRRQRRAPVKRPPEREPEIRVQATGPVVKEPPRPTGSTEQDPEFRAQPVAKGEWKLPPLSLLARSEPVAEKVGKDVYLKLSQQLEQKLKNFGVSGSVVGISPGPVVTTYEYAPAPGIKINKIVSLADDLALGLKAQSVRVVGSVPGKSALGIEIPNDVRQVVAIRDLLAAEQFRNHKAKLGIALGLDVVGNPVIADLARMPHLLIAGATGAGKSVAINTIIASILFNATPADVRFLMVDPKRIELSGYEGIPHLLHPVVVEPKLASRALLWAVREMERRYRLLEEARVKSFDSYNLTMEEKLPYIVIIVDELADLMMVASKDVETAIARLAQMARAAGIHLILATQRPSVDVLTGLIKANFPTRIAFKVSSKVDSRTIIDTSGAEHLLGMGDMLYMPPGTAMIQRVHGAYISEKETGDLVAFLKEQGSAVYDESVLEQVEEGDALTSNGSEDEYDEHYDEAVSFVCESGQASISMVQRRFRIGYNRAARIIEKMEREGIVGPADGAKPREVLARHSYD from the coding sequence ATGGCGACCGTGCAAGGTAAAAACAACCCCGGCTTCAGGCAGGAATTCGTCGGAGTCTTCGGTCTCTTTGTCACGACCTTTCTCTTTCTCAGCCTGTTTTCTGCACAGATCTCCGCTACCGGTAATTGGTGCGGCGAAGTAGGCCATGTCATAGCTCAGGTGCTGCTCGGCTTCACTGGCTGGGGTGCCTATCTGCTGACCGCCTTGCTGGCGGGAGCCTCGTTGATGTTTTTCAGTCCGACCATGACGTTTCAGCGGTTGCCCCAGGTGACGCTCGGGGTCAGCGGCGCGGTCATTGCCTGCTGTGGATTGTTGTCTTCTCTTGCCCTCTACGACGAAACACTGCTTGCAGCAGGGGGATTTCTCGGCCGGACCGTCTATCACCTGGCCATATCCGTTCTAGGCGGTATCGGAACGATACTGCTGCTGCTTCTGCTCCTCTTGATTTCGCTGATGCTGGCGGTACGATTCTCCCCCTATCGAGTACTTTGCCTGACCGGCCAGGCGCTTCTGGCGGCTGGCCGTTGGTTGTTGCTAGTGCCCGCCTGGACTTTCCAGCGCAGCCGGGCACTAGCCGGGACCGATCGGCGGCAGCGACGCGCGCCGGTTAAAAGGCCCCCGGAACGGGAGCCGGAAATCCGTGTTCAGGCCACCGGTCCAGTGGTCAAGGAGCCGCCGCGCCCGACTGGCTCCACCGAGCAGGATCCTGAGTTTCGGGCACAGCCGGTGGCCAAAGGGGAATGGAAACTACCCCCGCTTTCCTTGCTGGCGCGCAGCGAACCGGTGGCGGAAAAAGTGGGCAAGGACGTCTACCTGAAGTTATCGCAGCAACTTGAACAAAAACTCAAGAACTTTGGGGTCTCGGGGTCGGTGGTCGGCATTTCCCCGGGACCGGTGGTTACCACGTACGAATATGCTCCGGCCCCGGGAATCAAGATCAACAAGATCGTCAGTCTCGCCGATGATCTGGCCCTGGGACTGAAGGCGCAGTCGGTGCGGGTGGTCGGTTCGGTCCCGGGCAAATCGGCGCTGGGTATAGAGATCCCCAACGATGTCCGACAGGTGGTTGCCATCCGGGACTTGCTCGCTGCCGAGCAGTTCCGCAATCATAAGGCAAAGCTCGGTATCGCGCTGGGGCTCGATGTGGTCGGCAATCCGGTAATCGCCGATCTGGCCCGCATGCCCCATCTCCTCATTGCGGGTGCCACCGGAGCCGGAAAAAGCGTAGCCATCAACACCATTATCGCCTCCATCCTGTTCAATGCGACGCCTGCTGATGTGCGCTTTCTCATGGTCGATCCGAAACGGATCGAACTCTCCGGTTATGAAGGCATCCCGCATCTGCTGCATCCGGTGGTTGTCGAACCGAAATTGGCCAGCAGAGCCTTGCTCTGGGCGGTTCGGGAAATGGAGCGGCGGTACCGGTTGCTGGAGGAGGCGCGGGTCAAGAGCTTTGACTCCTACAACCTGACCATGGAGGAGAAGCTCCCCTACATCGTGATCATAGTGGACGAGTTGGCCGACCTGATGATGGTGGCTTCCAAGGATGTGGAGACGGCTATTGCACGGTTAGCACAGATGGCCCGCGCCGCCGGTATTCATCTGATCTTGGCGACGCAGCGCCCTTCGGTTGACGTACTGACCGGTTTGATCAAGGCCAATTTCCCCACCCGAATCGCCTTCAAGGTCTCGTCGAAAGTGGACTCGCGGACAATTATCGACACTTCCGGTGCCGAACATCTCCTCGGCATGGGGGACATGCTCTACATGCCCCCAGGTACGGCAATGATCCAGCGGGTGCATGGGGCCTACATTTCGGAAAAGGAGACCGGCGATCTGGTCGCCTTCTTAAAGGAGCAAGGCTCAGCGGTTTATGACGAATCGGTTCTCGAACAGGTGGAAGAGGGCGACGCTCTAACTAGTAACGGGAGCGAAGACGAGTACGATGAGCACTATGACGAGGCTGTTTCCTTCGTTTGTGAGTCTGGACAGGCCTCCATCTCCATGGTGCAACGGCGTTTCAGGATCGGCTATAATCGGGCTGCTCGGATCATCGAGAAGATGGAGAGAGAGGGGATTGTCGGTCCCGCCGACGGGGCTAAACCACGTGAGGTATTAGCCCGCCATTCCTATGATTGA
- the aprB gene encoding adenylyl-sulfate reductase subunit beta: MPSYVDPSKCDGCKGGDKTACMYICPNDLMVLNVEEMKAYNQEPDACWECYSCVKICPQGAIFVRGYDDFVPMGGQVHPMRSSDSIMWTVKFRNGNLKRFKFPIRTTAEGAANAYAGQKGASLDDECLLLEKELPTP; encoded by the coding sequence ATGCCAAGTTATGTAGATCCTTCCAAGTGTGATGGCTGCAAAGGCGGTGACAAGACTGCATGCATGTACATCTGCCCCAACGACCTGATGGTTCTCAACGTTGAGGAGATGAAGGCTTACAATCAAGAGCCTGATGCCTGCTGGGAATGTTACTCCTGTGTCAAGATCTGTCCGCAAGGCGCGATTTTTGTTCGTGGTTACGACGACTTCGTGCCGATGGGCGGCCAGGTTCACCCCATGCGTTCCTCCGATTCCATCATGTGGACCGTCAAGTTCCGTAACGGTAATCTGAAGCGCTTCAAGTTCCCGATTCGTACAACGGCTGAGGGAGCTGCCAATGCTTACGCCGGCCAGAAGGGCGCCAGTCTCGATGATGAATGTCTGTTGCTCGAGAAAGAACTCCCGACCCCGTGA
- the aprA gene encoding adenylyl-sulfate reductase subunit alpha: MALPNKPKGELKAVVNPEVVEMEVDALIVGGGMAACGAAFEIKKWAPEDMKILLVDKAALERSGAVAQGLSAINTYIGENPVKDYVKMVRNDLMGVVREDLIYDCGRHVDESVKLFEEWGLPVWKKGPDGENLDGAKPAKTLREGGEPVRTGKWQIMINGESYKCIVAEPAKTALGDANILERVFIVKMLLDKNKPNQIAGAAGFSVRENKVYVIKCKTAVVACGGAVNIFRPRSTGEGKGRAWYPVWNAGSTYTLAAQVGATLTMMENRFTPSRFKDGYGPVGAWFLLFKAKVSNGLGEFYAGGEAAKAELKKFMPYGASPVTPTCLRNHLMLNELKEGRGPIYMATDVALNAFLEERKAAGMDEKELKKFWKHLESEAWEDFLDMSVGQAGLWAGMNVEPEKVGSEIMPTEPYMLGSHSGCCGIWCSGPNEAWVPDVQNESRSHKYKWGYNRMTTVDGLFTAGDGVGASGHKFSSGSHAEGRIVAKQMVKFCRDNASFKPELKQTAQEIADEIYAPVKRYHEFVGASTAEDVNPNYCKPAGLMMRLMKATDEYGGGVATYYMTSGKLLNICLDLLRLLREDAEKMAAGDLHELLRCWENYHRIWCVETHIRHMEFRKESRYPGFYYRSDFPTCDDENWRCFVNSTFNPETKEWKCEKVECLNIIETDPWL, from the coding sequence ATGGCATTACCAAACAAACCGAAAGGTGAGCTGAAAGCCGTTGTCAATCCTGAAGTCGTCGAGATGGAAGTTGATGCCCTCATCGTCGGCGGTGGCATGGCCGCATGCGGTGCCGCTTTCGAGATCAAAAAATGGGCCCCGGAAGACATGAAGATCCTTCTGGTCGACAAGGCAGCTCTGGAGCGGTCCGGTGCTGTTGCCCAAGGTCTCTCTGCTATCAACACCTACATCGGTGAGAACCCGGTGAAAGATTACGTCAAGATGGTCCGTAACGACCTGATGGGCGTGGTTCGCGAAGACCTGATCTATGACTGTGGTCGTCATGTTGACGAGTCGGTCAAGCTGTTCGAGGAGTGGGGCCTGCCGGTCTGGAAGAAAGGACCGGACGGGGAGAACCTGGACGGTGCCAAGCCGGCCAAGACCCTGCGTGAAGGCGGTGAGCCGGTACGTACCGGTAAGTGGCAGATCATGATCAACGGTGAATCCTACAAATGTATCGTTGCCGAGCCGGCCAAAACCGCTCTTGGCGATGCCAACATTCTGGAGCGCGTATTCATCGTCAAAATGCTGCTCGACAAGAACAAGCCGAACCAGATCGCCGGTGCCGCCGGTTTCTCGGTCCGCGAGAATAAAGTATACGTCATCAAGTGCAAGACCGCCGTCGTAGCCTGCGGTGGTGCGGTTAACATCTTCCGTCCGCGGTCCACCGGTGAAGGTAAAGGCCGGGCCTGGTATCCGGTATGGAACGCTGGTTCCACCTACACCCTGGCAGCGCAAGTCGGTGCTACCCTGACCATGATGGAAAACCGGTTCACCCCGTCCCGCTTCAAGGATGGTTACGGCCCGGTCGGCGCCTGGTTCTTGCTGTTCAAAGCCAAGGTTTCCAACGGTCTGGGTGAGTTCTATGCCGGTGGCGAGGCTGCCAAGGCTGAATTGAAAAAATTCATGCCGTACGGTGCTTCTCCGGTTACCCCGACCTGTCTGCGTAACCACCTGATGCTCAACGAGTTGAAAGAAGGTCGCGGACCCATCTACATGGCCACCGACGTTGCCCTCAACGCCTTCCTGGAAGAGCGCAAAGCCGCTGGCATGGACGAGAAGGAATTGAAGAAGTTCTGGAAACACCTCGAGTCCGAGGCATGGGAAGACTTCCTTGACATGTCCGTTGGTCAGGCCGGTCTGTGGGCCGGTATGAACGTTGAGCCGGAGAAAGTCGGTTCCGAGATCATGCCGACCGAACCCTATATGCTCGGATCCCATTCCGGTTGTTGTGGCATCTGGTGTTCCGGCCCGAACGAAGCTTGGGTACCGGATGTCCAAAACGAGTCCCGTTCGCACAAGTACAAGTGGGGCTACAACCGCATGACCACCGTCGACGGTCTGTTCACTGCCGGTGACGGTGTTGGCGCCTCCGGTCACAAGTTCTCCTCCGGTTCCCATGCCGAAGGCCGCATTGTTGCCAAGCAGATGGTCAAATTCTGCCGTGATAACGCCTCCTTCAAGCCGGAACTGAAGCAGACCGCTCAGGAAATCGCCGATGAGATCTACGCACCGGTCAAGCGCTATCACGAGTTCGTCGGCGCTTCCACCGCTGAAGATGTCAACCCGAATTACTGCAAGCCGGCCGGCCTGATGATGCGTTTGATGAAGGCCACCGACGAGTATGGCGGCGGCGTTGCCACCTACTACATGACCTCCGGCAAACTGCTAAATATCTGCCTCGACCTGCTTCGGTTGCTCCGTGAAGACGCCGAGAAGATGGCTGCCGGCGATCTCCATGAGCTGCTCCGTTGCTGGGAAAACTATCATCGCATCTGGTGTGTCGAGACCCACATTCGTCACATGGAATTCCGTAAGGAATCCCGTTATCCGGGCTTCTATTATCGTTCGGACTTCCCGACCTGCGATGACGAGAACTGGAGATGCTTCGTCAACTCCACTTTCAATCCTGAGACCAAGGAATGGAAGTGTGAGAAGGTCGAGTGTCTCAATATCATCGAGACTGATCCGTGGCTCTAA
- a CDS encoding NAD(P)-binding protein produces MTDEQGTSGAILVVGGGISGLTAALEAAEVGNDVFIIDKNPYFGGRVAQLNEYFPKMCPPTCGLEINFKRIKNNRRIRTYTMATVQSVSGGPGNYEVTVSIAPRYVNSNCTACGDCAAACPDEIANPFNFGMDTCKAAYLPHEMAFPRRYVIAKEALSTAGAEAVKNACKYDAVDLDMKPTTVTLNVSSIVWATGWNPYDATKMDNLNYGKSEAIVTNMMIERMAAPNGPTGGKIVVPGSGKEPKTIAFVQCAGSRDENHLEYCSYICCMATFKQMTYIREQYPDAKIYVFYIDLRTPGKYEKFRENLMADANAFFIKGKVADIVVEADGVTVIAEDAVNGDKTQQKVDMAVLATGMQPSLKEGSAPAGVNLDTNGFVISDFAKGQIGAGCAKKAADVYTCTQSSTAAALKAIQVSRR; encoded by the coding sequence ATGACTGACGAGCAAGGCACCTCCGGTGCAATTTTGGTCGTAGGCGGAGGTATCAGTGGGCTGACGGCAGCTCTCGAGGCCGCCGAAGTCGGGAACGATGTATTCATCATCGATAAAAATCCCTATTTCGGTGGGAGAGTGGCGCAGTTAAACGAATACTTCCCGAAGATGTGCCCCCCGACCTGTGGCCTTGAGATCAACTTCAAAAGAATCAAGAACAATCGGCGGATTCGCACCTACACCATGGCCACCGTTCAATCGGTCAGCGGTGGTCCAGGCAATTACGAAGTGACCGTCAGCATAGCTCCCCGCTATGTAAACAGCAATTGTACCGCTTGCGGCGATTGCGCTGCCGCCTGTCCCGACGAAATTGCCAACCCCTTCAATTTCGGCATGGATACCTGTAAGGCTGCCTATCTGCCTCACGAAATGGCCTTTCCCCGTCGCTATGTGATTGCTAAGGAAGCTCTCTCGACCGCCGGCGCGGAAGCGGTAAAAAATGCCTGTAAGTATGATGCGGTGGATTTGGATATGAAGCCCACCACGGTCACGCTCAATGTCTCTTCGATAGTCTGGGCTACCGGGTGGAATCCTTATGATGCCACCAAGATGGACAATCTAAACTACGGCAAGTCAGAGGCCATCGTTACCAACATGATGATCGAACGGATGGCGGCTCCCAACGGTCCGACCGGCGGGAAGATAGTCGTGCCAGGCAGCGGTAAAGAACCAAAGACCATCGCCTTTGTACAGTGTGCCGGATCCCGTGATGAAAATCACCTGGAGTATTGTTCTTACATCTGTTGTATGGCCACCTTCAAACAGATGACCTACATCCGGGAGCAGTATCCCGACGCAAAAATTTACGTTTTCTACATCGATCTCCGTACTCCCGGCAAGTATGAGAAATTCCGTGAGAACCTGATGGCAGACGCCAATGCCTTTTTCATTAAGGGCAAGGTGGCCGATATTGTCGTGGAAGCTGACGGCGTCACCGTAATTGCCGAGGATGCGGTAAACGGCGATAAAACACAGCAAAAAGTCGATATGGCCGTCCTGGCAACCGGTATGCAGCCCTCGCTGAAGGAAGGGAGCGCTCCCGCCGGAGTTAACCTCGATACGAACGGCTTCGTCATTTCTGATTTCGCCAAGGGACAGATAGGCGCCGGTTGTGCCAAGAAAGCTGCGGATGTCTACACCTGTACGCAATCGTCCACAGCAGCCGCTTTGAAGGCAATTCAGGTTTCCAGGAGGTAA
- a CDS encoding FAD-dependent oxidoreductase has product MDKKYCAYICAGCSIGDVLDMEALSGVVSGEMSMECKTSPCLCSSEGRAMIEKDITENGVNTVVIGACSPRVLQKEFDFGDDKIVVRANLREQVVWSAVQPEEGKEPHAEAAAFLQETAADYLRMACTRAKKTDLPAPYQLETLSRKILVMGGGIAGLTAAREASGAGYEVTLVEKAGTLGGQAAHWRNSFPTKAPWTDLEDSPVQALITEVQNDPKITVKTNTEVARIAGAPGAFRISFKTAGTKTEWDAPAKVTVDEREKIEKGEMEDPNSGMKNYMAADPDAEMHGAVVVATGWVPADVSAYEHLGYGKLSNVVTNVEFEKMAKEGKVPANVAFVQSPGGKDHDKDFPYCNSVTSMVALKQAQYVCQDNAEGKAYVLYQHMRTPGSQELYYKAAQMTDGIFMTKAAVTKVEESGSKLRVTAEDTLLGENLALDVDMVVLAAGMVPTTKEKATVNLAYRQGPTFSDLGLFDGYADSHFICFPYETRRTGVYTCGGVRKAETIEETIDDATGAALKAIQCLESTDRGVSVHPRSGDKTYPEFFMQRCTQCKRCTEECPFGALDDDEKGTPLPNNTRCRRCGTCMGACPERIIGFKDYNIDLIGSMIKSVEVPEDDEDRLRIIVFVCENDAYPALDMAGMRKRGISHMVRFIPVRCLGSVNMAWIRDALSAGMDGAMLLGCTYGDNYQCHFVKGSEIANKRMDNIGETLSTLGLESERCTTVQVAISDYDKIPQIVNDFVDEIVEMGPNPFKGF; this is encoded by the coding sequence ATGGATAAGAAATATTGCGCCTATATATGTGCCGGTTGCAGCATCGGCGATGTACTCGACATGGAAGCCTTGAGCGGGGTTGTCAGCGGCGAGATGTCGATGGAGTGCAAGACCAGCCCGTGCCTGTGCAGTAGTGAAGGCCGAGCCATGATTGAAAAAGATATCACCGAAAACGGGGTCAATACCGTGGTTATCGGTGCCTGCTCTCCCCGGGTTCTGCAGAAAGAGTTCGATTTCGGCGATGATAAGATCGTCGTCCGGGCGAACCTGCGTGAGCAGGTGGTGTGGAGCGCCGTCCAACCCGAGGAGGGCAAAGAACCCCATGCTGAGGCGGCCGCCTTTTTGCAGGAAACGGCTGCCGATTACCTGCGGATGGCGTGTACCCGTGCGAAAAAGACTGACCTGCCGGCTCCGTACCAACTAGAAACCCTGAGCAGAAAAATTTTGGTCATGGGTGGCGGCATTGCCGGTCTCACTGCGGCAAGGGAGGCGAGTGGTGCCGGGTATGAAGTAACGCTGGTTGAGAAAGCTGGTACCCTTGGCGGTCAAGCAGCACATTGGCGTAACTCCTTTCCGACCAAGGCGCCGTGGACCGATCTCGAGGACAGTCCGGTACAGGCCCTTATTACCGAAGTGCAGAACGATCCAAAGATCACCGTCAAGACGAACACTGAGGTTGCCCGTATCGCCGGTGCTCCCGGGGCCTTCCGCATATCTTTCAAGACTGCCGGCACAAAAACCGAATGGGATGCTCCCGCCAAGGTCACCGTCGATGAGCGGGAGAAGATCGAAAAAGGAGAGATGGAAGATCCGAACAGCGGTATGAAGAACTATATGGCGGCCGACCCCGATGCCGAAATGCATGGCGCCGTCGTTGTAGCCACCGGATGGGTCCCTGCTGATGTTTCCGCCTATGAGCACCTTGGCTACGGGAAGTTGTCCAATGTGGTGACCAACGTGGAATTCGAGAAGATGGCCAAGGAAGGAAAAGTGCCGGCCAACGTCGCTTTTGTCCAGAGTCCTGGCGGTAAAGATCACGACAAGGACTTCCCGTATTGCAACTCGGTCACCTCCATGGTTGCCCTGAAACAGGCCCAGTATGTCTGCCAGGACAATGCGGAGGGCAAGGCATATGTTCTCTATCAGCATATGCGGACTCCGGGCAGCCAGGAGTTGTATTATAAAGCGGCACAGATGACTGACGGTATCTTCATGACTAAGGCTGCCGTCACCAAGGTCGAAGAGAGTGGCAGCAAGTTACGCGTCACCGCCGAGGATACCCTGCTCGGCGAAAATCTGGCCCTGGATGTGGACATGGTTGTTCTAGCCGCAGGCATGGTTCCCACCACCAAAGAAAAAGCAACGGTCAACCTGGCCTACCGCCAAGGCCCTACCTTCTCCGACCTCGGGCTTTTCGATGGCTATGCCGATTCGCACTTCATCTGTTTCCCCTATGAGACCCGTCGTACCGGGGTCTATACCTGCGGTGGTGTTCGCAAGGCAGAAACCATTGAGGAGACCATTGATGACGCTACCGGCGCCGCGTTGAAAGCAATTCAATGCTTGGAGTCTACTGATCGCGGCGTGTCGGTACACCCGCGCTCCGGAGACAAGACGTACCCCGAATTCTTCATGCAGCGTTGTACCCAGTGCAAACGGTGCACGGAAGAGTGCCCCTTCGGCGCTCTCGATGATGACGAGAAAGGAACCCCGCTCCCCAATAACACCCGCTGCCGTCGCTGCGGTACCTGTATGGGCGCCTGTCCGGAACGAATCATCGGCTTCAAGGACTACAATATCGATCTGATCGGCTCGATGATCAAATCGGTGGAAGTTCCGGAAGATGATGAGGATCGTCTGCGCATCATCGTCTTCGTCTGTGAGAATGATGCCTATCCGGCCCTTGATATGGCTGGCATGAGGAAAAGAGGTATCAGCCATATGGTTCGGTTCATCCCGGTCCGTTGCCTTGGCTCGGTGAACATGGCCTGGATTCGTGACGCCCTCTCGGCCGGAATGGATGGTGCCATGCTGTTGGGCTGCACCTACGGCGACAACTATCAGTGCCACTTCGTCAAAGGTTCGGAAATTGCCAACAAGCGTATGGATAACATCGGCGAGACCCTGTCGACTCTCGGACTGGAGTCGGAGCGCTGCACCACGGTACAGGTAGCGATCAGCGATTATGATAAGATCCCCCAGATCGTGAACGATTTCGTCGATGAGATCGTCGAAATGGGACCGAATCCGTTCAAGGGCTTCTAA
- the qmoC gene encoding quinone-interacting membrane-bound oxidoreductase complex subunit QmoC, producing the protein MTVQPDLTFIKYLKSAGGDTLKKCYQCATCSVRCPLSTDEKPFPRKEMIWSQWGMKDKLLADPDVFLCHQCGDCTTYCPRGAKPGEVLGAIRAYAYTHFGWPSGLAKLASSAKGLPILIGIPVVVIFIMWLISGAMHIPTKEQFADHGYQQFFGTWDFKWYAKNIFFIVLIMVPSLGLAIVSLFMGLSKLWRQMAANAGIKSEFRPSVPQFISQFLWPSLVEIIGHKRFKECGTNHDRTRGHLPLMLAFIGLFIVTCWSLFKNDILGLFWPSLHGPLPLYDPFKILANVSAIALLFGIYVLWTNRSKAETEGTSSRTFYDWFLIWMIMAVGVTGFGAQIIRWINIPSLGYLVYFMHLVSVMMLFLYLPYTKFAHIAYRTTAMAFERYRESAFGKPIIE; encoded by the coding sequence ATGACTGTTCAACCTGATTTAACTTTTATCAAATATCTCAAGAGCGCCGGTGGCGATACGTTGAAGAAATGCTATCAGTGTGCCACCTGTTCGGTTCGTTGCCCGCTCTCGACGGACGAAAAGCCCTTTCCCCGTAAAGAAATGATCTGGTCGCAGTGGGGAATGAAGGACAAATTGCTTGCCGATCCCGATGTCTTTCTCTGCCATCAGTGCGGTGATTGTACTACCTATTGCCCGCGCGGAGCAAAACCGGGAGAGGTTCTCGGCGCCATTCGGGCCTATGCCTACACCCATTTCGGATGGCCGTCCGGACTGGCGAAGCTGGCCTCATCCGCCAAAGGGTTGCCGATTCTGATCGGGATTCCGGTGGTGGTGATTTTCATCATGTGGCTCATCTCCGGAGCCATGCATATTCCCACCAAGGAGCAGTTCGCCGATCACGGCTACCAGCAGTTTTTCGGCACCTGGGATTTCAAATGGTACGCGAAAAACATCTTTTTCATCGTCCTCATCATGGTGCCGTCTCTGGGCTTGGCGATTGTCTCCCTGTTCATGGGACTCAGTAAGCTGTGGCGGCAAATGGCGGCCAACGCCGGCATCAAGAGTGAATTCCGTCCTTCGGTGCCGCAATTCATCAGCCAGTTTCTGTGGCCGTCACTGGTTGAGATCATCGGCCATAAGCGGTTCAAGGAGTGCGGAACCAATCACGATCGCACTCGCGGACACCTGCCGCTGATGCTAGCTTTCATCGGTCTTTTCATTGTTACCTGCTGGTCTTTGTTCAAAAACGATATACTCGGGCTCTTTTGGCCGTCGCTGCATGGGCCGTTACCGCTTTACGATCCCTTCAAAATCCTCGCTAACGTATCTGCTATTGCCCTGTTGTTCGGTATCTATGTTTTATGGACTAACCGTAGCAAGGCCGAGACTGAGGGAACTTCCAGCCGGACATTTTATGACTGGTTCCTGATCTGGATGATCATGGCGGTTGGTGTCACCGGTTTTGGTGCTCAGATCATTCGCTGGATCAACATCCCATCGCTCGGCTACCTGGTCTATTTCATGCACTTGGTATCGGTCATGATGCTTTTCTTATATCTGCCGTACACCAAATTTGCTCATATCGCCTACCGCACCACAGCAATGGCCTTTGAGCGCTATCGTGAAAGCGCTTTCGGCAAACCGATCATCGAGTAA
- the tuf gene encoding elongation factor Tu — protein sequence MSKEKFERTKPHVNVGTIGHIDHGKTTLTAAITRVLSTKGQAKFTDFSEIDKAPEEKERGITIATAHVEYESAKRHYAHVDCPGHADYIKNMITGAAQMDGAILVVAATDGAMPQTREHILLARQVGVPAIVVFLNKCDMVDDEELIELVEMELRELLDKYEFPGDDIPFVRGSALLALENPEDEEKAKCIWDLMEAIDGYIPEPKREIDQPFLMPVEDVFSISGRGTVATGRVERGVVKVGEEVEIVGIRKTQKTTVTGVEMFRKLLDQGQAGDNIGALLRGIKRDEIERGQVLAKPGSITPHTKFKAECYILSKEEGGRHTPFFNGYRPQFYFRTTDVTGVVTLPEGVEMVMPGDNVSIEAELITPIAMDAGLRFAIREGGRTVGAGVISEIIA from the coding sequence ATGTCAAAGGAGAAATTTGAACGGACAAAGCCTCACGTCAATGTAGGGACGATCGGGCATATCGATCATGGCAAGACGACATTGACGGCAGCGATCACGCGAGTATTGTCGACCAAGGGTCAGGCTAAGTTCACGGACTTTAGCGAGATCGACAAGGCACCTGAGGAGAAGGAGCGAGGCATTACGATTGCGACGGCGCACGTGGAGTACGAGAGTGCCAAGCGTCATTATGCGCACGTGGATTGTCCTGGTCATGCGGACTACATCAAGAACATGATCACCGGTGCGGCGCAGATGGACGGGGCGATTCTGGTGGTGGCGGCGACGGACGGAGCGATGCCGCAGACCAGGGAGCACATTTTGTTGGCGCGTCAGGTTGGTGTCCCGGCGATAGTTGTTTTTTTGAACAAATGCGACATGGTTGACGACGAGGAGTTGATCGAGCTGGTGGAGATGGAGTTGCGGGAGCTGCTGGACAAGTATGAATTTCCCGGCGACGACATTCCGTTTGTGCGCGGCTCGGCGTTGTTGGCGCTGGAGAATCCTGAAGACGAGGAGAAGGCGAAGTGCATTTGGGATTTGATGGAAGCGATCGACGGCTATATTCCGGAGCCGAAGCGAGAGATTGATCAGCCGTTTTTGATGCCGGTGGAGGATGTGTTCTCCATTTCGGGTCGTGGTACGGTGGCGACGGGTCGTGTTGAGCGAGGGGTGGTCAAGGTAGGCGAAGAGGTGGAGATAGTCGGTATCCGCAAGACGCAGAAGACGACGGTGACGGGCGTTGAGATGTTCCGCAAGCTGTTGGATCAGGGTCAGGCGGGTGACAACATCGGGGCGTTGCTGCGCGGCATCAAGCGAGATGAGATTGAGCGTGGGCAGGTGTTGGCGAAGCCGGGATCGATTACCCCGCACACCAAGTTCAAGGCGGAGTGTTATATCTTGAGCAAGGAAGAGGGTGGTCGGCATACGCCGTTTTTCAATGGCTATCGTCCGCAGTTTTATTTTCGTACGACGGACGTGACGGGCGTGGTGACGCTGCCGGAAGGAGTGGAGATGGTGATGCCTGGCGACAACGTGTCGATCGAGGCGGAGCTGATCACCCCGATTGCGATGGACGCCGGATTGCGTTTTGCGATTCGTGAGGGTGGCCGAACGGTAGGCGCCGGCGTTATCAGTGAAATTATAGCTTAA
- the rpmG gene encoding 50S ribosomal protein L33 → MRDIITLACGTCKRRNYTTTKNKKNTPGKLEFSKYCPFCRVHTPHKETK, encoded by the coding sequence ATGAGAGACATCATCACTCTTGCATGCGGTACCTGCAAGCGTCGTAACTACACTACGACGAAAAACAAAAAGAACACCCCGGGCAAGCTTGAGTTCAGCAAATACTGTCCTTTTTGCCGGGTACACACCCCGCATAAAGAGACCAAGTAG